From Vogesella sp. XCS3, the proteins below share one genomic window:
- a CDS encoding VOC family protein codes for MSTLLSRVALVVRDYDEAIAWFTGKLGFSLLEDTPQGDKRWVVVAPPGGSCALLLARAANPVQAGFIGHQAGGRVWLFLESDDFHADYQRMLAAGVRFCESPRHEDYGWVVVFEDLYGNRWDLQQRHAPAAGA; via the coding sequence ATGTCTACCCTGCTTTCACGCGTGGCCCTGGTGGTGCGCGACTACGACGAAGCCATTGCCTGGTTTACCGGCAAACTGGGCTTTAGCCTGCTGGAAGACACCCCCCAGGGCGATAAACGCTGGGTGGTGGTGGCGCCACCCGGCGGCAGCTGTGCACTACTGCTGGCACGTGCGGCCAACCCGGTGCAGGCCGGCTTTATCGGCCACCAGGCTGGCGGGCGGGTGTGGCTGTTTCTGGAAAGTGACGACTTCCACGCCGACTACCAGCGCATGCTGGCCGCCGGGGTACGCTTTTGCGAAAGCCCGCGCCACGAGGACTACGGCTGGGTGGTGGTGTTCGAAGATTTATACGGCAACCGCTGGGACCTGCAGCAACGGCACGCCCCTGCTGCGGGTGCGTAA
- a CDS encoding translocation/assembly module TamB domain-containing protein, which produces MNPQHPTPDTPPEDTMPALPRRRLLGRLFWLLCLLPVLLLGASGWWLTATPSGFATLWRWASQLSAGQLQLGRVQGTLWQGFTLQDLRWKTPDSQLGISRLALDWQPQALWQRQLHIRQLALGTVSWQSRPDPQPKPAQPPADLSLPLAIRLDSLSLAQLQLPAQKLQLQNLQASYRYQAAQHQLQLAQLGTQWGALGGQLALGDASPFALQGKVHYQGRLDDVATQGQLGMSGSLLLPQLQGEINARGLLIALNGKLAPFDVTPLRRLRQLDLRVGGINPQAFQPAWPQAALALSVQLKPQDADTVAGGLSLVNSQPGALSAKRLPLSLLWGDFRIHKDTLQLPGLTAQLAGGQVTLRGQASASALALQLGLSGLDSLAVDSSLPAHKVSGTVAVSGSPQLPALALKLASGKLAVESRVALAEKPRRVKLDDLLLRTGLGRFQGKGQYLIDDKALGFDGRFISFDPGLLDARLPRGNINGQLLASARLASQPQGDVSLKFAPSQLGGAALGGQLALKWQTQRISAVNADLSLGRNRLQAQGAYGVAGDTLKLQLAAPDLSPLGPAFSGELNARLALAGTPARPDISAQVQASRLALPGGVQLASLDADGRSGTAEDSPFRLMLQGRGLQAGGQRLDDITLNSSGVRAAHQLSLALRGQLQGKPQTLSLALQGGLDTHTLRWRGTLASLQADGTVPLRLAAPAALQLAQDSVTLAPSRWQALGSSWQLGDTSWQQAAGWRSQGQVNALALSALAPWWTPPLQQDLVLAGQWSLAGQHGLPQGKIALQRLSGDLILPAQGSHPAQSLGLSRAMLQLGLGENAPFSLQLDTRFGRVGGEGSINLPAGSTSLDGASINGRLNAAVPALAILQSRMPAGTELDGSLAANLTLAGPLLAPQLGGTLGGQGLRFVERKNGIRLEEGVLAARLQNRSLLIDRLQFGRAAELSASGELALDGNTPMAAVTLKLNRFAVLDRPGRRLLVSGSSKISIEQGRAMVRGNFTVDHGRFDLPKLGGPQLSSDVYVVGRTVDEGGKTLPLGLDLTVTLSDDVRFAGNGLDAWLGGDIRLLAEPGGQLQARGQIRVDKGRFKAYGQDLDINRGVVSFTGALDNPSLDIRAKRRMSQVGAGVEITGSVLTPTVKLVADEAMSEKDKLSWLILNRAATSGERDSDIAGASAGGLLAGMVNDKVGLFDDVGVQSRAESTSATGTVSPAEQVVVLGKQLTRELYVGYEYGLRSAEQAIRLNYQLSQKLSLVGRLGYEVSSELRYTLRFD; this is translated from the coding sequence TTGAACCCGCAACACCCCACCCCCGATACGCCGCCAGAAGACACCATGCCGGCGCTGCCGCGCCGCCGCCTGCTGGGGCGCTTATTCTGGCTGCTTTGTTTGTTGCCGGTCTTGCTGCTGGGTGCCAGCGGCTGGTGGTTGACTGCCACCCCTAGCGGCTTTGCCACGCTGTGGCGCTGGGCCAGCCAGCTAAGCGCCGGCCAGCTACAGCTTGGCCGCGTGCAAGGCACGCTGTGGCAGGGCTTTACCCTGCAAGACCTGCGCTGGAAAACACCGGATAGCCAGCTTGGCATCAGCCGGCTGGCGCTGGACTGGCAGCCGCAGGCCTTGTGGCAGCGCCAGCTGCACATCCGCCAGCTGGCGCTAGGCACGGTCAGCTGGCAAAGCCGGCCCGACCCGCAGCCCAAACCGGCGCAGCCGCCGGCTGACCTGAGCCTGCCGCTGGCCATCCGCCTCGATAGCCTGAGTCTGGCGCAGCTGCAGCTGCCGGCACAAAAGCTGCAGCTGCAAAATCTGCAGGCCAGTTACCGCTACCAGGCAGCGCAGCACCAGCTGCAGCTCGCGCAGCTGGGCACCCAGTGGGGGGCGCTGGGCGGGCAGCTGGCACTGGGCGACGCCTCGCCCTTTGCCCTGCAAGGCAAAGTGCATTACCAGGGGCGGCTGGACGACGTGGCCACACAGGGCCAGCTGGGCATGAGCGGCAGCCTGCTGCTGCCGCAGCTGCAGGGCGAGATCAACGCCCGCGGCCTCTTGATTGCGCTGAACGGCAAACTGGCACCGTTTGACGTAACCCCGCTGCGCCGCCTGCGCCAGCTGGACTTGCGCGTGGGTGGCATCAACCCGCAAGCCTTCCAGCCCGCCTGGCCGCAGGCGGCATTGGCGCTGTCGGTACAGCTGAAGCCGCAAGACGCCGACACGGTTGCCGGTGGCCTTAGCCTGGTAAACAGCCAGCCGGGTGCCTTATCGGCCAAGCGCCTGCCGCTGTCTTTGCTGTGGGGCGATTTCCGTATTCATAAAGACACCTTGCAGCTGCCCGGCCTGACGGCGCAGCTGGCCGGTGGCCAGGTCACCCTGCGCGGCCAGGCCAGTGCCAGTGCGCTGGCGCTGCAGCTGGGCTTGTCCGGGCTGGATAGCCTGGCGGTGGATAGCAGCCTGCCGGCGCATAAGGTGTCCGGTACCGTGGCGGTGAGCGGCAGCCCGCAGCTGCCGGCACTGGCCCTGAAACTGGCCAGTGGCAAGCTGGCGGTGGAAAGCCGCGTGGCCCTGGCCGAGAAACCGCGCCGGGTAAAGCTGGACGACTTGCTGCTGCGCACCGGGCTGGGCCGTTTCCAGGGCAAGGGGCAATACCTGATCGACGACAAGGCGCTGGGGTTTGACGGCCGCTTTATCAGCTTCGACCCCGGCCTGCTGGATGCCCGCCTGCCACGTGGCAATATCAACGGCCAACTCTTGGCCAGCGCCCGCCTGGCCAGCCAGCCGCAGGGTGATGTATCGCTTAAATTTGCCCCCAGCCAGCTCGGTGGTGCCGCACTGGGTGGCCAGCTGGCGCTGAAATGGCAAACGCAGCGTATCAGCGCGGTCAACGCCGACCTGAGCTTGGGCCGCAACCGCCTGCAGGCGCAAGGCGCTTACGGCGTGGCGGGCGATACCCTCAAGCTGCAGTTGGCCGCACCCGACCTGAGCCCGCTGGGGCCCGCCTTCTCCGGCGAGCTTAACGCCCGGCTGGCGCTGGCCGGCACACCGGCGCGGCCGGATATCAGCGCGCAAGTGCAGGCTAGCCGCCTGGCCTTGCCCGGCGGGGTACAACTGGCCAGCCTGGACGCCGACGGCCGCAGTGGTACCGCCGAAGACAGCCCCTTCCGCCTGATGCTGCAAGGGCGCGGCCTGCAGGCCGGCGGCCAGCGCCTGGACGACATCACCCTGAACAGCAGCGGCGTACGCGCCGCGCACCAGCTGAGCTTGGCCTTGCGTGGCCAGCTGCAAGGCAAGCCGCAAACGCTGAGCCTGGCGCTGCAAGGCGGGCTGGATACCCACACCCTGCGCTGGCGCGGTACGCTGGCCAGCTTGCAGGCAGACGGTACCGTGCCGCTACGTTTGGCCGCCCCGGCCGCGCTACAGCTGGCACAAGACAGCGTGACGCTGGCGCCTAGCCGCTGGCAGGCGCTGGGCAGCAGCTGGCAGCTGGGCGATACCAGCTGGCAGCAGGCAGCTGGCTGGCGTAGCCAGGGGCAGGTTAATGCCCTGGCGCTTTCGGCGCTGGCGCCGTGGTGGACGCCCCCGCTGCAGCAAGACCTGGTGCTGGCCGGGCAATGGTCGCTGGCCGGCCAGCACGGCCTGCCGCAGGGCAAGATTGCGCTGCAGCGCCTCAGTGGCGACCTCATCCTGCCGGCGCAGGGCAGCCACCCGGCACAAAGCCTGGGGCTGAGCCGTGCCATGCTGCAGCTGGGGCTGGGGGAAAACGCCCCCTTCAGCCTGCAGCTGGATACCCGTTTTGGCCGTGTCGGCGGCGAAGGCAGCATCAATCTGCCGGCAGGCAGCACCAGCCTGGATGGTGCCAGCATCAATGGCCGCCTGAATGCCGCCGTGCCCGCGCTGGCGATATTGCAAAGCCGCATGCCGGCCGGTACCGAGCTGGATGGCAGCCTGGCGGCCAACCTCACGCTGGCAGGCCCCTTACTGGCGCCACAGCTGGGCGGTACGCTCGGCGGCCAGGGCTTGCGCTTTGTGGAGCGCAAGAACGGCATCCGGCTGGAAGAAGGCGTGCTGGCGGCGCGGCTGCAAAACCGCAGCCTGCTGATCGACCGCTTGCAGTTTGGCCGCGCCGCGGAGCTGTCGGCCAGCGGCGAGCTGGCGCTGGATGGCAATACCCCCATGGCCGCCGTCACCCTGAAGCTGAACCGCTTTGCCGTGCTGGACCGCCCCGGGCGGCGCCTGCTGGTGTCGGGTAGCAGCAAGATCAGCATCGAGCAGGGCCGGGCCATGGTGCGTGGCAACTTTACCGTAGACCACGGCCGCTTCGACCTGCCCAAGCTGGGCGGCCCGCAGCTGTCGTCCGATGTCTACGTGGTAGGGCGCACGGTAGACGAAGGCGGCAAGACCCTGCCCTTGGGGCTGGATCTCACGGTGACGCTGTCGGACGACGTGCGTTTTGCCGGTAATGGCCTGGACGCCTGGCTGGGCGGCGATATCCGCCTGCTGGCCGAGCCTGGCGGCCAACTGCAGGCGCGCGGGCAGATCCGCGTGGACAAGGGCCGTTTCAAGGCTTACGGCCAGGATCTGGACATCAACCGTGGCGTGGTGAGTTTTACCGGCGCGCTGGATAACCCGTCGCTGGATATCCGCGCCAAGCGGCGCATGTCGCAGGTCGGTGCCGGGGTGGAAATCACCGGTTCGGTGCTGACGCCCACGGTAAAACTGGTGGCCGACGAGGCCATGTCGGAAAAAGACAAGCTGTCCTGGCTGATCCTGAACCGTGCCGCCACCAGCGGCGAGCGCGACAGCGATATTGCCGGCGCCTCGGCCGGTGGCCTGCTGGCAGGGATGGTGAACGACAAGGTTGGCTTGTTCGACGATGTGGGCGTGCAGTCGCGCGCCGAAAGTACCAGCGCCACCGGCACGGTCAGCCCGGCCGAGCAGGTGGTGGTGCTGGGCAAGCAGCTGACGCGCGAGCTGTACGTGGGCTACGAGTACGGTCTGCGCAGCGCGGAGCAAGCCATCCGCCTGAATTATCAGCTGTCGCAGAAGCTGTCGCTGGTGGGGCGCCTGGGCTACGAGGTGTCGTCGGAGCTGCGCTATACGCTGCGCTTTGACTAG
- a CDS encoding EAL domain-containing protein, translated as MSRLPDQTRLARLQLAGMLSLVITVVVLLASYFFYQQWQDYQSNRQAVQQQALQHGQTFLRTWGDDAIITLDTLDKQTHTLLRQRIREQVDQAHALATALYLTHAHSSQPTSRSRREIVEALRPLRYFHGRGYFFIDTLQGDCVLLPTTPALEGTSLLNNRDDAGTYIMRSLIAATQNEAGAGFASYRWYRPGEKRMAEKVAYARRFEPLGWLIGGGEYVDNVAKDLQTQGLALLAQMRTGQRGGFIVLDQQGRQLQGFLPGKTTLETRLQQRLQHAPLGSFVDFSLQGVPYTAYVGRMAAWGWRVIAVAPSSMLLGTDDKLQHRLGEQTQARVLATLGIFVAALLLAVLFSLYFSRWMRQLADGYRQQIESRQNALEQNAREIELTRYMSDSAADIIVLCDAQGQVAYRNQRARECFDGCEQDTLQQLFASTLPDGDSAELQLMCCHGPVMLEVKLSTVDYRGEQYRCATARDIGSRIEQERELRLASKVFEASTEAIVITDPASRIVAVNQAFTAITGYSEAEALGQTPALLSSGKHDADFFHDLWNHLTARGQWAGEIWNRRKSGEVYPEWLSINALRDSHGTLTNYIALFSDISERKEAEARVQHLAEYDYLTDLPNRLLLMDRLQQSLRVAERSRHKVAVLFMDLDRFKNINDTLGHATGDTLLQEVARRTRAVVREMDTVGRTGGDEFVMILPELADNAQAALIAERVLDTLRQPFVLDGHQLVITASIGISISPDDGKDAQLLLKNADMAMYEAKAQGRNNYRFFTERMTAEVRQRLLLENRLRGALARQELHLMLQPKFWVADRRLSGFEALLRWTDADGVATSPAEFIPVAEESGLIVEIGSWVLRQACQLAASWPAPANGTALTMAVNVSPRQLAQPGFAELVASILRDTGLAAAQLEIEVTESALLERTGNVKAALDGLKALGVRLAVDDFGTGYSSLAYLKDFAPDTVKIDRCFVTDLQNRHDNAAIVLAIITLAKSLKMEALAEGVETEEELAALARLGCEAVQGYLTGRPLTLDSAAGLVAATARP; from the coding sequence GTGTCACGTTTGCCCGACCAGACCCGCCTCGCCCGCCTGCAACTGGCGGGTATGCTGAGCCTGGTAATTACCGTGGTGGTCTTGCTGGCCAGCTACTTTTTTTACCAGCAATGGCAGGATTACCAGAGCAACCGCCAAGCCGTGCAACAGCAAGCGCTGCAGCACGGGCAGACCTTCCTGCGCACCTGGGGTGACGACGCCATCATCACGCTGGACACGCTGGATAAGCAGACACATACCTTGCTGCGCCAGCGTATCCGCGAGCAAGTTGACCAGGCCCACGCCCTGGCTACCGCGCTGTATCTGACCCATGCGCACTCCAGCCAGCCTACCAGCCGCTCGCGGCGTGAAATCGTCGAGGCACTGCGCCCGCTGCGCTACTTTCATGGCCGCGGCTATTTCTTTATCGATACCTTGCAGGGCGACTGCGTACTACTGCCTACCACGCCGGCACTGGAAGGAACATCGCTACTGAATAACCGTGACGACGCCGGCACCTACATCATGCGCAGCCTGATCGCCGCCACCCAGAACGAAGCGGGGGCAGGCTTTGCCAGCTACCGCTGGTACCGCCCCGGCGAAAAGCGCATGGCCGAAAAAGTAGCCTACGCACGGCGTTTCGAGCCCTTGGGCTGGCTGATCGGTGGTGGCGAATACGTAGACAATGTGGCCAAAGACTTGCAAACGCAGGGCCTGGCGCTGCTGGCGCAAATGCGTACCGGCCAGCGCGGCGGCTTTATCGTGCTGGACCAGCAAGGCCGGCAACTGCAAGGTTTTCTGCCTGGCAAGACCACGCTTGAAACCCGCCTGCAGCAACGCCTGCAGCATGCACCACTTGGCAGCTTCGTCGATTTCAGCCTGCAAGGCGTGCCATACACCGCCTACGTTGGCCGCATGGCCGCCTGGGGCTGGCGCGTGATTGCCGTCGCCCCCAGCAGCATGCTGCTAGGGACGGACGACAAGCTGCAGCATCGCCTAGGCGAGCAAACCCAGGCCCGCGTACTGGCCACGCTGGGTATCTTTGTGGCTGCCTTGCTGCTGGCCGTGCTGTTCTCGCTGTATTTCTCGCGCTGGATGCGCCAGCTGGCCGATGGCTACCGCCAGCAAATTGAAAGCCGGCAAAACGCGCTGGAGCAAAACGCGCGCGAAATCGAGCTGACCCGCTACATGAGCGACAGTGCGGCCGACATCATCGTGCTGTGCGATGCGCAAGGCCAGGTGGCTTACCGCAACCAGCGCGCACGCGAATGTTTTGACGGCTGCGAGCAGGACACCCTGCAGCAATTGTTTGCCAGCACCCTGCCCGATGGCGATAGCGCCGAGCTGCAGCTGATGTGCTGCCACGGGCCGGTGATGCTGGAAGTGAAACTCAGCACGGTAGACTACCGGGGGGAGCAATACCGCTGCGCCACCGCCCGTGACATTGGCTCGCGCATCGAACAGGAACGCGAGCTGCGCCTGGCGTCCAAGGTATTTGAAGCCAGCACCGAAGCCATCGTGATTACCGACCCCGCCAGCCGTATCGTGGCGGTGAACCAGGCCTTTACCGCCATCACCGGCTACAGCGAAGCCGAGGCCCTGGGCCAGACCCCGGCCCTGCTCAGCTCGGGCAAGCACGACGCCGACTTCTTCCACGACCTGTGGAACCACCTGACGGCGCGCGGCCAGTGGGCAGGCGAGATCTGGAACCGCCGCAAAAGCGGCGAAGTCTACCCCGAGTGGCTCAGCATCAACGCCCTGCGCGATAGCCACGGCACGCTCACCAACTATATCGCGCTGTTCTCCGACATCAGCGAGCGCAAGGAAGCCGAAGCGCGCGTACAGCACCTGGCCGAGTACGACTACCTGACCGACCTGCCCAACCGCCTGCTGCTGATGGACCGCCTGCAGCAATCGCTGCGCGTGGCCGAGCGCAGCCGCCACAAGGTGGCCGTACTGTTCATGGACCTGGACCGTTTCAAGAACATCAACGACACCCTGGGCCACGCCACCGGCGACACCTTGCTGCAAGAAGTGGCACGCCGCACCCGCGCCGTAGTGCGCGAAATGGACACCGTTGGCCGCACCGGCGGCGACGAGTTCGTGATGATCCTGCCCGAGCTGGCCGACAACGCCCAGGCCGCACTGATCGCCGAGCGCGTACTGGACACCCTGCGCCAGCCCTTTGTGCTGGATGGCCACCAACTGGTGATTACCGCCAGCATCGGCATATCCATCAGCCCGGACGATGGCAAGGACGCCCAGCTATTGCTGAAAAATGCCGACATGGCCATGTACGAAGCCAAAGCACAGGGCCGCAACAACTACCGCTTCTTTACCGAACGCATGACCGCCGAGGTGCGCCAGCGCCTGCTGCTGGAAAACCGTCTGCGCGGCGCACTGGCACGCCAGGAGCTGCACCTGATGCTGCAGCCCAAGTTCTGGGTAGCCGACCGCCGCCTGTCCGGCTTCGAGGCGCTACTGCGCTGGACCGATGCTGACGGCGTAGCCACCTCGCCGGCCGAGTTCATCCCGGTGGCGGAAGAGTCCGGCCTGATTGTCGAAATCGGCAGCTGGGTGCTGCGCCAGGCCTGCCAGCTGGCTGCCAGCTGGCCCGCCCCGGCCAACGGTACCGCGCTGACCATGGCGGTGAATGTCTCCCCGCGCCAGCTGGCGCAGCCGGGCTTTGCCGAGCTGGTAGCCAGCATCCTGCGCGACACCGGCCTGGCGGCAGCGCAGCTGGAAATCGAAGTCACCGAAAGCGCCTTGCTGGAGCGCACCGGCAACGTGAAAGCGGCACTGGATGGCTTGAAAGCGCTGGGCGTGCGGCTGGCGGTGGATGATTTCGGCACCGGCTATTCCAGCCTGGCCTATCTGAAAGACTTTGCGCCCGACACGGTAAAAATCGACCGCTGCTTTGTGACCGACCTGCAAAACCGCCACGACAACGCCGCCATCGTGCTGGCCATCATCACGCTGGCCAAGAGCCTGAAGATGGAAGCGCTGGCCGAAGGGGTGGAAACCGAGGAAGAGTTGGCCGCACTGGCGCGGCTGGGCTGCGAAGCCGTGCAAGGCTACCTGACCGGCCGGCCGTTGACCCTGGATAGCGCCGCCGGGCTGGTAGCGGCTACCGCCCGGCCCTGA
- a CDS encoding autotransporter assembly complex family protein, producing the protein MRRALLLLALLSPSAWSALDYQVEIVAPDSLKTLLQNNLDLTQLREDEALRESDLQAMIASTPDEVKKLLETEGYFAANVTVQREGNTVRVQLEPGEPVMVYDVNVSLQGPVRQEEDYGRFISTALAEWVLPIGGQFRQDDWDSSKKGVLRPLLLERFPLAKITEARADIDPAKHSAELNVVVDSGPRISYGPLQIEGAQRYPEQVIRGQANFREGGPYKQADMLDYQASLERDSHYTNVVVAPLWEERQDDRVPIQVKVTEMQRQKLDTGLNYSTGDGAGIRLGYEHYNIFKRGYTGSVVYDWKKSRQQLDLGLGFPRTASGYSHAIGLKQRHTEADNTVTDASEAGVFRIRQVGNIESRLGLEYLVEKEALAQTRTRDNRAILVSYGWTQRAIDNALRPGRGYLIEAQAATTVGNVASDTRFSRGYLRLSNYWTPGFLPRSTLVTRVEAGQVWAQDSTEVPVSRLFKAGGVNSVRGYNYQSLGVSDSTGAITGGRVLATASVEYQYAVTRDWRAALFYDAGDAANSWQDVRVAKGWGAGARWLTPIAPLAFDIARGERDHRWRWNLNLGLAF; encoded by the coding sequence ATGCGCCGCGCCCTGCTATTGCTTGCCTTGCTGTCCCCGTCTGCCTGGTCCGCTCTGGATTACCAGGTAGAAATTGTTGCGCCTGACAGCCTGAAAACCCTGCTGCAAAACAACCTCGACCTGACGCAATTGCGCGAGGACGAGGCGCTGCGCGAAAGCGACCTGCAGGCCATGATTGCCAGCACTCCGGACGAAGTGAAAAAGCTGCTGGAAACCGAAGGCTATTTTGCGGCCAACGTTACCGTGCAGCGCGAGGGTAATACCGTACGGGTGCAGCTGGAGCCGGGCGAGCCGGTGATGGTTTACGACGTGAACGTCAGCCTGCAAGGGCCGGTACGGCAGGAAGAAGACTACGGGCGCTTCATCAGTACCGCGCTGGCCGAGTGGGTGCTGCCCATTGGTGGCCAGTTCCGCCAGGACGACTGGGATAGCAGCAAGAAAGGTGTACTGCGCCCGCTGCTGCTGGAACGCTTTCCACTGGCTAAGATTACCGAGGCTCGGGCGGATATCGACCCTGCCAAGCATAGCGCCGAGCTGAATGTAGTGGTGGATAGCGGCCCGCGCATTAGCTACGGCCCGCTGCAGATAGAAGGCGCGCAGCGCTACCCGGAACAGGTGATACGCGGGCAGGCCAACTTCCGCGAGGGTGGCCCGTACAAGCAGGCCGATATGCTGGACTACCAGGCCAGCCTGGAGCGCGACAGCCACTACACCAATGTGGTGGTGGCGCCGCTGTGGGAAGAACGCCAGGATGACCGGGTGCCTATCCAGGTCAAGGTGACCGAGATGCAAAGGCAAAAGCTGGATACCGGCCTGAACTACAGTACCGGCGACGGTGCCGGTATCCGCCTGGGATACGAGCACTACAACATCTTCAAGCGCGGCTACACCGGCTCGGTGGTGTACGACTGGAAAAAGTCGCGCCAGCAGCTGGACCTGGGCCTGGGCTTTCCGCGTACCGCTAGCGGCTACTCCCACGCCATCGGCCTGAAGCAGCGTCATACCGAAGCCGACAACACCGTGACCGACGCCAGCGAGGCGGGCGTTTTCCGTATCCGCCAGGTCGGCAATATCGAGTCGCGGCTGGGGCTGGAGTATCTGGTGGAAAAAGAAGCCCTGGCCCAGACGCGGACCCGCGACAACCGCGCCATCCTGGTGTCCTATGGCTGGACGCAGCGCGCCATCGACAACGCCCTGCGCCCTGGCCGCGGCTACCTGATCGAAGCGCAGGCGGCTACCACGGTAGGGAATGTGGCCAGCGATACCCGCTTTAGCCGCGGCTACCTGCGCCTGTCCAATTACTGGACGCCGGGTTTTCTGCCGCGCAGCACACTGGTTACCCGCGTGGAAGCCGGCCAGGTCTGGGCGCAAGACAGCACGGAAGTGCCGGTTTCGCGCCTGTTCAAGGCCGGTGGCGTCAACAGCGTGCGTGGCTACAACTACCAGAGCCTGGGCGTCTCCGATAGCACTGGTGCCATTACCGGCGGGCGCGTGCTGGCCACGGCCAGCGTGGAATACCAGTACGCTGTCACGCGTGACTGGCGGGCCGCGCTGTTTTACGACGCTGGTGATGCGGCCAACAGCTGGCAGGACGTGCGCGTGGCCAAGGGCTGGGGCGCCGGTGCGCGCTGGCTTACCCCCATTGCGCCACTGGCGTTTGATATTGCCCGCGGCGAGCGCGACCACCGCTGGCGCTGGAACCTGAACCTGGGATTGGCATTTTGA